One Cellulomonas sp. NS3 genomic region harbors:
- a CDS encoding DUF1905 domain-containing protein: MELEFTGEIIYWRGPSPYHYVPVPAEESAAIKAVASQVTYGWGVIPVLARIDGTVWETSLFPRDGRYLVPVKAAVRRAEELDLGDTVTVRLVLGAAR; the protein is encoded by the coding sequence ATGGAGCTCGAGTTCACCGGCGAGATCATCTACTGGCGCGGCCCCTCGCCGTACCACTACGTCCCCGTGCCCGCCGAGGAGAGCGCCGCCATCAAGGCCGTGGCGTCGCAGGTGACGTACGGGTGGGGCGTCATCCCCGTGCTCGCGCGGATCGACGGGACCGTGTGGGAGACGTCGCTCTTCCCGCGGGACGGGCGCTACCTCGTGCCCGTCAAGGCGGCGGTCCGCCGCGCGGAGGAGCTCGACCTGGGCGACACGGTCACGGTGCGGCTCGTCCTGGGCGCCGCTCGCTGA
- a CDS encoding carboxymuconolactone decarboxylase family protein — MTTQTRVPPTEVTGAYGTLVKLAARRMLGRVPDSVGVLWHHPTVMKDAMGLGRKVERWDALDPDLASYAAMAAAATIGCGFCLDLQYFVAHNHGLDEAKVREVPRWRDSGAFSLRERQVMEYAEAASQTPPAVTDALSDALLADLGPTALVELAARVAFMNMSARMNLALGIRSEHLADSCGLPPLAAPSGVIGTTGVIGVTGVIGSTPAADGR; from the coding sequence ATGACCACCCAGACGCGCGTCCCCCCGACCGAGGTCACCGGTGCCTACGGGACCCTCGTGAAGCTCGCGGCCCGCAGGATGCTCGGCCGCGTGCCCGACTCCGTGGGCGTGCTGTGGCACCATCCGACGGTCATGAAGGACGCGATGGGCCTCGGGCGCAAGGTCGAGCGCTGGGACGCGCTCGACCCCGACCTGGCGTCGTACGCGGCGATGGCGGCGGCCGCGACGATCGGCTGCGGCTTCTGCCTCGACCTGCAGTACTTCGTCGCGCACAACCACGGCCTCGACGAGGCGAAGGTCCGCGAGGTGCCGCGCTGGCGCGACTCGGGCGCGTTCAGCCTGCGTGAGCGCCAGGTCATGGAGTACGCCGAGGCGGCCAGCCAGACCCCGCCGGCCGTGACGGACGCCCTCTCGGACGCGCTCCTGGCCGACCTCGGGCCGACGGCGCTCGTCGAGCTCGCCGCGAGGGTCGCGTTCATGAACATGTCGGCGCGCATGAACCTCGCGCTCGGGATCCGTTCCGAGCACCTGGCCGACTCGTGCGGGCTGCCGCCGCTCGCCGCCCCGTCGGGCGTGATCGGCACGACGGGCGTGATCGGCGTGACGGGCGTGATCGGCTCGACCCCCGCCGCGGACGGCCGGTAG
- a CDS encoding M3 family metallopeptidase, which produces MPLAPPTAFPVEPGAWPAYLATTVDASLDDARALLARLKDGTARTATEVLDLWNDADVAIATASSAAHLLAEVHPDAGLRAAAEERAQAAEDLVTQRGLDHELWQVLAATDPEGLDAGAARVREHVLRDFRRAGVDRSPEDRERLRALAQRCTELGLEFARHIRDDVRTVRVRPEQLAGLPEDFLAEHPADDEGLVTLTTEYPDLLPVRTYATDPEVRLALTREHQRIGWPANEAVLAELLRLRAERAALLGYPDWPTYDAEVKMIGSGQAIADLVERLDALTATASAHDVDVMLARYRQDVPGATALTPADNLFYEQVVRNEQYDVDARAVREYFRYEAVKPGVLGVMERLFGIALERAEAPTWHEDVEVYDVTDGARAIGRVYLDMHPRPGKFNHAAQFPLRPGIAGRSLPEGALVCNFPTGLLEHDDVLTFFHELGHLVHEVLGGHQPWGMFSGVATEWDFVEAPSQLLEEWGWDAGVLASFATNAAGEPIPAALVERMRCADAFARGAWTRRQLNFTALSYGLHADPPADLAAFTADVDARFGPYTPVADSHQYAGFGHLDEYGSAYYTYLWSLVIAKDLRTAFTDGLMDPEVGRRYREAILEPGGSADAAELVERFLGRPSSFAAFEAWLAEGTTA; this is translated from the coding sequence ATGCCCCTCGCGCCGCCCACCGCGTTCCCCGTCGAGCCCGGCGCCTGGCCGGCCTACCTCGCGACCACCGTCGACGCGTCGCTCGACGACGCCCGCGCGCTGCTCGCCCGCCTCAAGGACGGCACCGCGCGCACCGCCACCGAGGTCCTCGACCTGTGGAACGACGCCGACGTCGCGATCGCGACCGCGTCGTCCGCCGCGCACCTGCTCGCCGAGGTGCACCCCGACGCGGGGCTGCGCGCCGCCGCCGAGGAGCGCGCGCAGGCCGCGGAGGACCTCGTGACGCAGCGCGGGCTCGACCACGAGCTGTGGCAGGTCCTCGCCGCGACCGACCCGGAGGGCCTCGACGCGGGCGCGGCCCGGGTGCGCGAGCACGTGCTGCGCGACTTCCGCCGCGCGGGCGTCGACCGCTCGCCCGAGGACCGCGAGCGCCTGCGCGCGCTCGCCCAGCGGTGCACCGAGCTCGGACTGGAGTTCGCGCGCCACATCCGCGACGACGTCCGCACCGTGCGCGTGCGTCCCGAGCAGCTCGCGGGGCTGCCCGAGGACTTCCTCGCCGAGCACCCCGCCGACGACGAGGGTCTCGTCACGCTGACGACGGAGTACCCGGACCTCCTGCCCGTGCGCACCTACGCGACCGACCCCGAGGTCCGCCTGGCCCTGACCCGCGAGCACCAGCGCATCGGCTGGCCGGCGAACGAGGCGGTCCTCGCCGAGCTGCTCCGGCTCCGCGCCGAGCGCGCCGCGCTGCTGGGCTACCCGGACTGGCCGACGTACGACGCCGAGGTCAAGATGATCGGCTCCGGGCAGGCGATCGCCGACCTGGTCGAGCGGCTCGACGCCCTCACGGCGACGGCCTCGGCGCACGACGTCGACGTCATGCTCGCCCGGTACCGCCAGGACGTCCCGGGCGCGACGGCGCTGACCCCCGCGGACAACCTGTTCTACGAGCAGGTCGTCAGGAACGAGCAGTACGACGTCGACGCCCGCGCCGTGCGCGAGTACTTCCGGTACGAGGCGGTCAAGCCCGGGGTGCTCGGCGTGATGGAGCGCCTCTTCGGGATCGCGCTCGAGCGGGCCGAGGCACCCACGTGGCACGAGGACGTCGAGGTCTACGACGTGACCGACGGCGCCCGCGCGATCGGCCGCGTCTACCTCGACATGCACCCCCGGCCCGGCAAGTTCAACCACGCCGCGCAGTTCCCGCTGCGGCCCGGGATCGCCGGCCGGTCGCTGCCCGAGGGTGCGCTCGTGTGCAACTTCCCGACCGGGCTGCTCGAGCACGACGACGTCCTGACGTTCTTCCACGAGCTCGGGCACCTGGTCCACGAGGTCCTCGGCGGGCACCAGCCGTGGGGGATGTTCTCCGGGGTCGCGACGGAGTGGGACTTCGTCGAGGCGCCCAGCCAGCTGCTCGAGGAGTGGGGCTGGGACGCCGGTGTGCTCGCGTCGTTCGCGACGAACGCCGCCGGCGAGCCCATCCCGGCCGCGCTCGTCGAGCGCATGCGGTGCGCGGACGCGTTCGCCCGCGGGGCGTGGACCCGGCGCCAGCTCAACTTCACGGCGCTCTCCTACGGCCTGCACGCCGACCCGCCCGCGGACCTCGCGGCGTTCACCGCCGACGTCGACGCCCGGTTCGGGCCGTACACCCCGGTCGCCGACAGCCACCAGTACGCCGGGTTCGGGCACCTCGACGAGTACGGCTCCGCGTACTACACGTACCTCTGGAGCCTCGTCATCGCGAAGGACCTCCGCACGGCGTTCACCGACGGGCTCATGGACCCCGAGGTCGGCCGCCGCTACCGCGAGGCGATCCTCGAGCCGGGCGGGTCCGCGGACGCCGCCGAGCTCGTCGAGCGGTTCCTCGGGCGGCCGTCGTCGTTCGCGGCGTTCGAGGCGTGGCTGGCGGAGGGCACGACGGCCTGA
- a CDS encoding RNA polymerase sigma-70 factor codes for MADVARPQDDPFVVHRRLLFTVAYEMLGSAGDAEDVLQESWLRWVSVDRGEVRDPRAYLVRVVTRQALNHLRTVSRRREDYVGEWLPEPLLTGPDVADDVELAESVSLAMLTVLETLGPAERVVFVLREVFDVPYDEIAAAVGKTPAAVRQIAHRAQAHVAARRPRVRVVRTEHEQVVTRLVAALSTGDLDGLLAVLAPGVVAVADGGGRVRGAARRPIVGAERLARYLVGGMAKAEGNLVAELAWVNGEPGLRMELDGQVVAAVGFTVADGRVTHVWSIANPDKLGWLGEEVDLSR; via the coding sequence GTGGCCGACGTCGCCCGCCCGCAGGACGACCCCTTCGTCGTCCACCGCCGGCTCCTGTTCACCGTCGCGTACGAGATGCTCGGCTCGGCGGGCGACGCCGAGGACGTGCTGCAGGAGTCCTGGCTCCGGTGGGTGTCCGTCGACCGCGGGGAGGTCCGCGACCCGCGCGCCTACCTGGTCCGGGTCGTCACGCGGCAGGCGCTCAACCACCTGCGAACCGTGTCCCGGCGCCGGGAGGACTACGTCGGCGAGTGGCTCCCGGAGCCGCTGCTCACCGGACCGGACGTGGCGGACGACGTCGAGCTCGCGGAGAGCGTGTCCCTCGCGATGCTCACCGTGCTCGAGACGCTCGGGCCCGCCGAGCGCGTGGTGTTCGTGCTGCGCGAGGTCTTCGACGTGCCGTACGACGAGATCGCGGCGGCCGTGGGCAAGACGCCCGCAGCGGTGCGGCAGATCGCCCACCGGGCCCAGGCCCACGTCGCCGCGCGGCGCCCGCGGGTCAGGGTCGTGCGCACCGAGCACGAACAGGTCGTGACGCGGCTCGTCGCGGCGCTCAGCACCGGCGACCTCGACGGGCTCCTGGCCGTCCTCGCGCCCGGCGTCGTCGCGGTGGCCGACGGCGGCGGGCGGGTCCGGGGCGCGGCACGGCGGCCGATCGTCGGTGCCGAGCGGCTGGCGCGCTACCTCGTCGGCGGCATGGCGAAGGCCGAGGGGAACCTCGTCGCCGAGCTCGCCTGGGTCAACGGGGAGCCCGGGCTGCGGATGGAGCTCGACGGGCAGGTCGTGGCCGCCGTGGGGTTCACCGTCGCCGACGGACGCGTGACGCACGTGTGGTCGATCGCGAACCCCGACAAGCTCGGGTGGCTCGGCGAGGAGGTGGACCTGAGCCGGTGA
- a CDS encoding NAD-dependent protein deacetylase, translating into MPTPPSPPATGFPSSPAAAAPSAVAVPAGTAADAVALLAGRRVTALTGAGVSTDSGIPDYRGPDSPPRNPMTFQQFVGDPAFRRHYWARNHVGWQHMRRTEPNAGHRALAELEARGVLVGVITQNVDLLHEEAGSVDVIDLHGRYDRVICLSCAHVVSRASLDRRLEELNPGFVESVGAAVGDIEIAPDADAVIETTAHFRVADCERCGGMLKPEIVYFGENVPKERVARAFAMVDDADALLVAGSSLTVMSGLRFVRHAAKAGMPVVIVNRGETRGDPLATLKVDAGTSEVLTELARSLPPV; encoded by the coding sequence GTGCCCACCCCGCCGAGCCCGCCCGCGACCGGGTTCCCGTCCTCCCCCGCGGCAGCGGCCCCGAGCGCCGTCGCCGTCCCCGCCGGCACGGCCGCCGACGCCGTCGCCCTCCTGGCCGGAAGGCGCGTCACCGCGCTCACCGGCGCGGGCGTCTCGACCGACTCGGGCATCCCCGACTACCGCGGCCCCGACTCCCCGCCGCGCAACCCGATGACGTTCCAGCAGTTCGTGGGCGACCCGGCGTTCCGGCGGCACTACTGGGCGCGCAACCACGTGGGCTGGCAGCACATGCGCCGGACCGAGCCGAACGCCGGGCACCGCGCGCTGGCGGAGCTCGAGGCGCGCGGGGTGCTCGTCGGGGTGATCACGCAGAACGTCGACCTGCTGCACGAGGAGGCCGGCAGCGTCGACGTCATCGACCTGCACGGCCGGTACGACCGCGTGATCTGCCTGAGCTGTGCGCACGTCGTCTCGCGGGCCTCGCTCGACCGGCGGCTCGAGGAGCTCAACCCCGGGTTCGTCGAGTCGGTCGGCGCCGCGGTCGGGGACATCGAGATCGCGCCCGACGCGGACGCGGTGATCGAGACGACCGCGCACTTCCGGGTCGCGGACTGCGAGCGCTGCGGCGGGATGCTCAAGCCCGAGATCGTCTACTTCGGCGAGAACGTGCCCAAGGAGCGGGTCGCGCGGGCGTTCGCGATGGTCGACGACGCGGACGCGCTGCTCGTCGCCGGGTCCTCGCTCACCGTGATGTCGGGGCTGCGGTTCGTGCGGCACGCCGCGAAGGCCGGGATGCCGGTCGTCATCGTCAACCGCGGCGAGACCCGGGGCGACCCGCTCGCGACGCTCAAGGTGGACGCGGGCACCTCCGAGGTCCTCACCGAGCTCGCACGGTCCCTGCCGCCGGTCTGA
- a CDS encoding TspO/MBR family protein, whose translation MLSNGMLGAMQTTSTAAAAPVTSQDRVRQVTVLVGAAVAIAGAAVGSGAFGGQPVAEAAGGALSATATPLAPDSPAFSIWSVIYTGLAVFAVVQALPRQAADPRLRAVSWWVLTSMLLNALWIGVVQAGSVLGSVVVILTLLAVLAVILVRLVRTPHTGTVTSWVTDVTVGLYLGWVSVASLANIAAYLADAGVGELGLGATAWSVVVLAAAAALAVAYAVVGRTRPSVVVPAGLAMAWGLAWIGLGRTNGPVLDGTVATAAFVASAVGLLAPVVTTLAARRRA comes from the coding sequence ATGCTGAGCAACGGCATGCTGGGTGCCATGCAGACCACGAGCACGGCCGCTGCCGCACCCGTCACGTCCCAGGACCGGGTCCGCCAGGTCACGGTCCTGGTCGGCGCCGCCGTCGCGATCGCGGGCGCCGCCGTCGGCTCCGGCGCGTTCGGCGGGCAGCCGGTCGCCGAGGCCGCGGGCGGGGCGCTCTCCGCGACCGCGACGCCGCTCGCGCCCGACTCCCCGGCGTTCTCCATCTGGTCGGTGATCTACACCGGCCTCGCGGTCTTCGCGGTCGTCCAGGCGCTCCCCCGCCAGGCCGCCGACCCCCGCCTGCGCGCCGTCTCGTGGTGGGTCCTCACGTCGATGCTGCTCAACGCCCTGTGGATCGGGGTGGTCCAGGCCGGGTCGGTCCTGGGCAGCGTGGTCGTCATCCTCACGCTGCTCGCGGTGCTCGCCGTGATCCTCGTCCGGCTCGTGCGCACCCCGCACACGGGGACGGTGACGTCGTGGGTCACGGACGTCACCGTCGGGCTCTACCTCGGCTGGGTCAGCGTCGCGTCGCTCGCGAACATCGCCGCGTACCTCGCGGACGCCGGGGTCGGCGAGCTCGGCCTCGGTGCGACGGCGTGGTCCGTGGTGGTGCTGGCCGCCGCGGCGGCTCTCGCGGTCGCGTACGCGGTCGTCGGCCGCACCCGTCCGAGCGTCGTGGTCCCGGCCGGGCTCGCGATGGCGTGGGGGCTCGCGTGGATCGGGCTCGGCCGGACGAACGGGCCGGTGCTCGACGGGACCGTGGCCACCGCGGCGTTCGTCGCCTCCGCGGTCGGGCTGCTCGCGCCCGTGGTCACCACCCTCGCGGCCCGCCGCCGGGCCTGA